Proteins encoded in a region of the Solanum dulcamara chromosome 9, daSolDulc1.2, whole genome shotgun sequence genome:
- the LOC129904227 gene encoding mitogen-activated protein kinase kinase kinase 3-like isoform X2 encodes MASWFEKQQPNEQTHPRNYKKNRVNKPKSFDESILIPKNSPTSFAANYGYYSSSSVSHSFTSTKEKKLHPLFPLPLPLDSPHFSTRSSSGSSSSSSQFNDDDEEQRISPLFSPFRNKCNDWSRTSNESSKSTSPCTSPTTYPVCEWGKHLDSPNGKQEKCNHPRRPLPLPPNSSTNKTGQWKKGKLLAKGTFGNVYAGFNSDNGKMCAIKEVRIIFNDTTSKERLKQLNQEITLLSQFSHTNIVQYYGSELRGDKLSLYLEYVPGGSILKLLQEYGPFEEQIISSYTRKILSGLVFLHERNIAHRDIKGANILVNAKGEIKLADFGMAKHINSCCLMDSFKGSPYWMAPEVVKETGGSSVSVDIWSLGCTVLEMATAKPPFWGQYGAAALQEDGKDIPEIPRNLSDNAKSFLKLCLQRNPSRRSTAVQLLYHPFVQA; translated from the exons ATGGCTTCTTGGTTTGAAAAACAGCAACCCAATGAACAAACTCATCCAAGAAATTACAAGAAGAATAGAGTAAATAAGCCAAAAAGTTTTGATGAATCCATTTTGATACCCAAaaattcaccaacttcttttGCAGCTAATTATGGTTACTATTCCTCATCCTCTGTTTCTCATTCCTTCACAAGtacaaaagagaagaaacttCATCCTCTTTTTCCTTTGCCTTTGCCATTAGATTCACCTCATTTCTCCACAAGATCAAGTAGTGGATCATCCTCTAGCTCATCTCAGttcaatgatgatgatgaagaacaAAGGATTAGTCCACTATTTAGTCCATTCAG AAACAAATGCAATGATTGGTCAAGAACATCAAATGAGAGTTCAAAATCTACCTCTCCTTGCACTTCaccaacaacatatccagtgtgTGAATGGGGAAAACATTTGGATTCTCCTAATGGGAAACAAGAGAAGTGTAATCATCCACGCCGTCCTCTCCCTCTTCCACCAAATTCTTCTACTAATAAAACAggacaatggaagaaagggaaattgttAGCAAAAGGGACATTTGGAAATGTCTATGCTGGATTTAATAG TGATAATGGAAAAATGTGTGCTATAAAGGAAGTGAGAATCATCTTTAACGACACAACATCAAAAGAACGTCTCAAGCAGCTGAACCAG GAGATTACATTACTCAGTCAATTCTCACATACAAACATTGTGCAATACTATGGAAGTGAACTG AGAGGAGATAAATTGTCACTCTACTTAGAGTATGTCCCAGGAGGTTCAATTCTGAAACTACTTCAAGAATATGGTCCTTTTGAAGAACAAATTATCAGCAGTTACACTCGAAAAATTCTCTCCGGATTAGTATTCTTGCATGAGAGAAACATAGCACACAG GGATATTAAAGGAGCGAATATACTAGTAAATGCTAAAGGTGAAATCAAGCTTGCAGACTTTGGAATGGCTAAACAT ATAAACTCGTGTTGTCTGATGGATTCCTTCAAAGGAAGTCCATATTGGATGGCTCCAGAG GTAGTAAAAGAAACAGGAGGTTCCAGTGTTTCTGTAGATATTTGGAGCCTAGGCTGTACTGTTCTTGAGATGGCAACAGCTAAACCACCATTCTGGGGCCAATATGGA GCTGCTGCATTACAGGAAGATGGGAAAGACATTCCTGAAATTCCCAGGAACCTCTCAGATAATGCAAAGAGTTTTTTGAAACTTTGCCTGCAGAGGAATCCAAGTCGCCGTTCCACGGCTGTTCAGCTGCTATACCATCCATTTGTTCAGGCTTAG
- the LOC129904227 gene encoding mitogen-activated protein kinase kinase kinase 3-like isoform X1 — translation MASWFEKQQPNEQTHPRNYKKNRVNKPKSFDESILIPKNSPTSFAANYGYYSSSSVSHSFTSTKEKKLHPLFPLPLPLDSPHFSTRSSSGSSSSSSQFNDDDEEQRISPLFSPFRNKCNDWSRTSNESSKSTSPCTSPTTYPVCEWGKHLDSPNGKQEKCNHPRRPLPLPPNSSTNKTGQWKKGKLLAKGTFGNVYAGFNSDNGKMCAIKEVRIIFNDTTSKERLKQLNQEITLLSQFSHTNIVQYYGSELRGDKLSLYLEYVPGGSILKLLQEYGPFEEQIISSYTRKILSGLVFLHERNIAHRDIKGANILVNAKGEIKLADFGMAKHVCYRSPINSCCLMDSFKGSPYWMAPEVVKETGGSSVSVDIWSLGCTVLEMATAKPPFWGQYGAAALQEDGKDIPEIPRNLSDNAKSFLKLCLQRNPSRRSTAVQLLYHPFVQA, via the exons ATGGCTTCTTGGTTTGAAAAACAGCAACCCAATGAACAAACTCATCCAAGAAATTACAAGAAGAATAGAGTAAATAAGCCAAAAAGTTTTGATGAATCCATTTTGATACCCAAaaattcaccaacttcttttGCAGCTAATTATGGTTACTATTCCTCATCCTCTGTTTCTCATTCCTTCACAAGtacaaaagagaagaaacttCATCCTCTTTTTCCTTTGCCTTTGCCATTAGATTCACCTCATTTCTCCACAAGATCAAGTAGTGGATCATCCTCTAGCTCATCTCAGttcaatgatgatgatgaagaacaAAGGATTAGTCCACTATTTAGTCCATTCAG AAACAAATGCAATGATTGGTCAAGAACATCAAATGAGAGTTCAAAATCTACCTCTCCTTGCACTTCaccaacaacatatccagtgtgTGAATGGGGAAAACATTTGGATTCTCCTAATGGGAAACAAGAGAAGTGTAATCATCCACGCCGTCCTCTCCCTCTTCCACCAAATTCTTCTACTAATAAAACAggacaatggaagaaagggaaattgttAGCAAAAGGGACATTTGGAAATGTCTATGCTGGATTTAATAG TGATAATGGAAAAATGTGTGCTATAAAGGAAGTGAGAATCATCTTTAACGACACAACATCAAAAGAACGTCTCAAGCAGCTGAACCAG GAGATTACATTACTCAGTCAATTCTCACATACAAACATTGTGCAATACTATGGAAGTGAACTG AGAGGAGATAAATTGTCACTCTACTTAGAGTATGTCCCAGGAGGTTCAATTCTGAAACTACTTCAAGAATATGGTCCTTTTGAAGAACAAATTATCAGCAGTTACACTCGAAAAATTCTCTCCGGATTAGTATTCTTGCATGAGAGAAACATAGCACACAG GGATATTAAAGGAGCGAATATACTAGTAAATGCTAAAGGTGAAATCAAGCTTGCAGACTTTGGAATGGCTAAACATGTATGTTATAGATCACCT ATAAACTCGTGTTGTCTGATGGATTCCTTCAAAGGAAGTCCATATTGGATGGCTCCAGAG GTAGTAAAAGAAACAGGAGGTTCCAGTGTTTCTGTAGATATTTGGAGCCTAGGCTGTACTGTTCTTGAGATGGCAACAGCTAAACCACCATTCTGGGGCCAATATGGA GCTGCTGCATTACAGGAAGATGGGAAAGACATTCCTGAAATTCCCAGGAACCTCTCAGATAATGCAAAGAGTTTTTTGAAACTTTGCCTGCAGAGGAATCCAAGTCGCCGTTCCACGGCTGTTCAGCTGCTATACCATCCATTTGTTCAGGCTTAG
- the LOC129904388 gene encoding transcriptional corepressor SEUSS-like, which produces MVPPGPPNPLGGSQPVPSSLLRSNSGLLGGQGGGMPSQGGFPSIVSPRTQYGNMNMLGNAPNVSSLLHQSLGNGGHNPGLPGPGISQRVDNGAESDPLSAAGNGMGFNTPSTSFVSSSMTANPNSGQVVGQRFPSPSGNQMLTDQSPSQQLDSQNYQHNQQFQQFSAPSNSQTQQQPQQFQSIRGGLGSVGPVKQEPQLTNDQTPQQLQSLRNLATVKQESQQIQSMRGLSTVKVEPQHSSPSLFLHQQQQQQQQQQQQLLHLSKQSPQAAAAAQLFHQQRLMQLQQQQQQQQLLKGLPQQRNPLQPQFQTQNHAIRSPVKPAYEPGMCARRLTHYLYQQQHRPEDNNIDFWRKFVVEYFAPNAKKKWCVSMYGSGRQTTGVFPQDVWHCEICNRKPGRGFEATAEVLPRLFKIKYESGTLEELLYVDMPREYQNSSGQIVLDYAKAIQESVFELLRVVRDGQLRIVFSQPDLKIVSWEFCARRHEELIPRRLLIPQVSQLGAAAQKYQATTQNGSTASVPELQNNCNMFVASARQLAKALEVPLVNDLGYTKRYVRCLQISEVVNSMKDLIDYSRETRTGPMESLAKFPRRNGSSAGVHGATQPSEDQSQQQQTPSQSQHQQQTQSQSQQQQQQQQTASQNSNHESSAQAGAMQLASSNGIPSVNNSLNQSSVTSSNSTVARLLQQNSMNSRQQAPMNGVSSPYGGNGVSSPYGGNGANSPYAGNAVQMPSPSSSNTMPQSQPNSSTFQSPTPCSSSNPPQTSHGGLSSGSHVNSANSPNISMHQPTLSGDIDANDSQSSVQKIIHEMMMSSQLGGGGLVSGGTMGNDMKSVNGMIPTANNSILNGSSCLVGNGTVNANIGMGPGFGNMGNGLSQAAMVNGIRAALGNNSMSMNGRVGMPMSREQSMTQQQQDLGNQLLSGLGAVNGFNNLQFDWKTSP; this is translated from the exons ATGGTTCCTCCAGGGCCTCCTAATCCACTTGGAGGTTCTCAGCCTGTTCCGTCTTCATTATTGCGATCAAATTCTGGGTTGTTGGGTGGTCAAGGGGGTGGAATGCCTTCACAGGGTGGTTTCCCTTCTATTGTGTCACCTCGGACACAGTATGGTAACATGAATATGCTAGGGAATGCTCCAAATGTTTCGTCCCTGCTCCATCAGTCCTTAGGAAATGGTGGTCATAATCCAGGGCTTCCTGGACCTGGAATCTCTCAACGAGTTGATAATGGGGCCGAGTCTGATCCACTGTCCGCTGCTGGAAATGGTATGGGATTTAATACTCCTTCAACTTCTTTTGTCTCATCGTCCATGACAGCAAATCCAAATTCAGGTCAAGTTGTGGGACAGCGGTTTCCTAGCCCTTCTGGTAACCAGATGTTAACTGACCAATCACCGTCCCAACAGCTTGATTCCCAGAATTACCAACATAATCAACAATTTCAGCAATTTTCTGCCCCTAGCAATTCTCAAACTCAGCAACAGCCACAGCAATTTCAATCCATACGAGGTGGATTAGGAAGTGTGGGACCTGTCAAACAGGAGCCACAGCTGACCAATGATCAAACACCACAGCAGTTGCAATCACTGCGAAACCTGGCAACTGTAAAACAGGAGTCCCAGCAGATCCAAAGTATGAGGGGCCTTTCCACTGTGAAGGTGGAGCCACAACATTCCTCACCCTCTCTGTTTCTACATcagcaacagcagcagcagcaacaacaacaacagcagttACTTCATTTGTCCAAGCAGTCCCCTCAAGCTGCTGCTGCGGCTCAGCTTTTCCACCAGCAAAGGCTTATGCAGCTCcagcaacagcagcaacaacagcaacTCCTGAAGGGTCTTCCTCAGCAGAGAAACCCACTTCAACCGCAATTTCAAACACAGAATCATGCTATAAGGTCTCCTGTAAAACCAGCTTATGAGCCTGGGATGTGTGCTCGTCGGCTGACTCATTATTTGTATCAGCAGCAACACAGACCTGAA GACAATAACATAGATTTCTGGAGAAAATTTGTCGTCGAGTACTTTGCTCCAAATGCCAAGAAAAAGTGGTGTGTCTCTATGTATGGAAGTGGTCGGCAGACCACTGGTGTTTTTCCTCAG GATGTATGGCACTGTGAAATATGCAACCGCAAGCCAGGCCGTGGGTTTG AAGCGACTGCTGAAGTCTTGCCCAGGCTTTTCAAGATAAAATATGAAAGTGGGACTTTGGAAGAGCTACTCTATGTTGATATGCCTCGCGAATATCAGAATTCATCCGGACAGATTGTCCTAGATTATGCAAAAGCAATTCAGGAGAGTGTTTTTGAGCTACTTCGCGTTGTCCGTGATGGTCAGCTTCGAATAGTGTTTTCACAACCTGATCTGAAG ATAGTCTCTTGGGAATTTTGTGCTCGGCGTCATGAGGAGTTAATCCCTAGAAGATTGTTGATACCTCAG GTGAGTCAACTCGGCGCTGCAGCTCAGAAGTACCAGGCCACCACCCAAAATGGATCTACTGCATCTGTTCCTGAGTTGCAGAATAACTGCAATAT GTTTGTTGCCTCAGCTCGTCAGTTGGCAAAAGCTTTGGAAGTTCCGTTGGTAAATGATTTAGGGTATACAAAGAGATATGTGCGATGCCTTCAG ATATCAGAAGTGGTCAATAGCATGAAAGATTTGATTGACTACAGCAGAGAGACAAGGACAGGGCCTATGG AGAGCTTGGCTAAGTTTCCTCGTAGGAATGGTTCATCGGCTGGGGTACATGGTGCAACTCAACCATCTGAGGATCAGTCTCAGCAGCAGCAGACACCATCACAGTCTCAGCATCAGCAGCAGACACAATCACAGTCTcagcaacagcagcagcaacaacagaCGGCCAGTCAGAACTCAAACCATGAGAGCTCTGCCCAGGCTGGTGCAATGCAGCTTGCTTCCAGTAATGGCATTCCGAGTGTAAACAACTCTTTGAACCAGTCATCTGTTACTTCATCTAATAGTACTGTTGCTCGGCTACTGCAGCAAAATTCCATGAACTCTAGGCAGCAGGCTCCAATGAATGGTGTGAGCAGTCCTTATGGAGGAAATGGTGTGAGCAGTCCTTATGGAGGAAATGGTGCGAACAGCCCTTATGCAGGAAATGCTGTTCAAATGCCTTCACCAAGTTCTTCAAATACAATGCCACAGTCTCAACCAAACTCGTCCACATTTCAATCTCCAACACCGTGTTCATCAAGCAATCCACCACAAACTTCACATGGTGGCTTGTCATCAGGATCACATGTGAATTCTGCCAATTCCCCAAATATTTCAATGCATCAACCCACTCTTTCTGGTGATATTGATGCTAACGACTCTCAAAGCTCTGTACAAAAGATCATACATGAAATGATGATGTCTTCCCAACTTGGTGGAGGTGGCCTCGTTAGCGGTGGTACGATGGGGAATGACATGAAAAGTGTAAATGGGATGATACCAACTGCTAATAATTCGATTCTAAATGGAAGCAGCTGCCTTGTTGGAAATGGGACAGTAAATGCTAATATAGGTATGGGTCCAGGATTTGGGAACATGGGCAATGGACTGAGCCAGGCTGCAATGGTCAATGGAATTCGGGCTGCATTAGGTAATAATTCCATGTCTATGAATGGAAGAGTAGGCATGCCAATGTCACGAGAGCAAAGTATGACTCAACAGCAACAAGATTTGGGGAACCAGCTACTTAGTGGGCTAGGAGCAGTCAATGGTTTCAATAACCTTCAGTTTGACTGGAAAACATCCCCCTAA